One window of Botrimarina mediterranea genomic DNA carries:
- the gatB gene encoding Asp-tRNA(Asn)/Glu-tRNA(Gln) amidotransferase subunit GatB — protein MSDYQTIIGLEVHVQLATKSKLFCGCPNKFGAAPNTQVCPVCLGLPGALPVLNARAIELAVQTGVALGCEIPAFTKWDRKQYFYPDLPKGYQTSQFDLPITEHGKLEVAVDDSEARTIRILRAHLEEDAGKSLHDESGAGGDTVIDLNRAGTPLLEIVSEPDLRSAAEAKAYLSELKLILGPEYLGVSDCNMQEGSLRVDANVNIHLDDPKNPGKKLATPIVEIKNLNSFRAVERAIEYEAARQYREWQETGRLIGEAPKQTRGWDDNAGKTIPQREKEESADYRYFPCPDLAPVLNPAAEVDKVRAAMPELPAALRLRLVTDHGLSAYDSDVIVNQGREVVEYFFTAATEAGDAKLAANWVTQHVLRVMNAESKTLTDVGLAPERLGGMIKKLVAGELPSPRAREVFELMIAEKLDADAAMAKLGIAAVDESELVEICRDLLQANPKIVADVQKGNDKAVGALIGQAKKKNPNADPGRVREICLELIAKGL, from the coding sequence ATGAGCGACTATCAAACGATCATCGGCCTCGAAGTCCACGTCCAGCTCGCCACCAAGAGCAAGCTGTTCTGTGGCTGCCCCAATAAGTTCGGCGCTGCGCCGAATACGCAGGTCTGCCCCGTGTGCCTCGGGCTGCCGGGGGCGCTGCCGGTGCTGAATGCGAGGGCGATCGAGCTCGCGGTGCAAACGGGCGTGGCGCTAGGATGCGAGATTCCCGCGTTCACCAAGTGGGACCGTAAGCAGTACTTCTATCCCGACCTGCCGAAGGGGTATCAGACGAGCCAGTTTGACCTGCCGATCACCGAGCATGGCAAGCTTGAAGTCGCGGTTGATGATTCAGAAGCTCGCACGATTCGCATCCTCCGCGCGCACCTCGAAGAGGACGCCGGCAAGAGCCTGCACGACGAGTCGGGGGCCGGCGGCGACACGGTGATCGACCTCAACCGTGCCGGCACGCCGCTCTTGGAGATCGTCAGCGAGCCCGATTTGCGTTCAGCCGCGGAGGCGAAGGCCTATCTCTCCGAACTCAAGCTGATCCTCGGCCCCGAGTACCTCGGCGTCTCCGACTGCAACATGCAGGAGGGTTCGCTGCGGGTGGACGCCAACGTCAACATCCACCTCGACGACCCGAAGAATCCCGGCAAGAAGCTTGCCACGCCGATCGTTGAGATCAAGAACCTCAACAGCTTCCGCGCCGTCGAGCGCGCGATCGAATACGAAGCGGCGCGGCAGTATCGTGAGTGGCAGGAGACGGGTCGCCTCATCGGCGAAGCGCCGAAGCAGACCCGTGGCTGGGACGACAACGCCGGCAAGACGATCCCGCAGCGCGAGAAGGAAGAGTCGGCCGACTACCGCTACTTCCCCTGCCCCGACCTAGCGCCGGTGCTGAACCCGGCCGCCGAAGTCGACAAGGTCCGCGCCGCGATGCCCGAGCTGCCCGCCGCGCTGCGACTACGCCTCGTGACCGACCACGGCCTGTCGGCGTACGACTCGGACGTGATCGTCAACCAGGGACGCGAGGTCGTCGAATACTTCTTCACCGCCGCGACCGAGGCGGGCGACGCCAAACTCGCCGCCAACTGGGTGACGCAGCACGTGCTGCGCGTGATGAACGCCGAGTCGAAGACGCTTACGGATGTCGGCCTCGCGCCCGAGCGCTTGGGCGGCATGATCAAGAAGCTCGTCGCCGGCGAGCTGCCGAGCCCGCGGGCGCGCGAGGTCTTCGAGCTGATGATCGCCGAAAAACTCGACGCCGACGCCGCGATGGCGAAGCTCGGCATCGCCGCGGTCGATGAGTCGGAGCTCGTCGAGATCTGCCGCGACCTACTGCAAGCGAACCCCAAGATCGTCGCCGACGTGCAGAAGGGGAACGACAAAGCGGTCGGCGCGCTGATCGGACAAGCAAAGAAGAAGAACCCGAATGCGGACCCCGGTCGCGTGCGCGAGATTTGCTTAGAGCTGATCGCGAAGGGATTGTAG
- a CDS encoding SAM hydrolase/SAM-dependent halogenase family protein — protein sequence MLLTLTTDFGPGGRYVAQMKGVLYSRAPGVTVVDLSHDIPPQDIAAAARLLEAAAAYWPAGTTHLAVIDPGVGTERPIVVVEALKQRFIGPDNGLFGWLEGRFDECVALSRERLAPAGDSCTFHGRDLMAPAAALLLSGTPLKELGAAHASLQRMPMTDGPRIENERIEGRVAEVDHYGNLITNISADLLKETPRDERLRVTLGEHETYGLWQTYGENPPQTLVALVGSEGFVEVALVNGNAAEMLGAGVGDAVCLNWSDTL from the coding sequence ATGCTCCTCACCCTCACCACCGACTTCGGCCCCGGCGGCCGCTACGTCGCGCAGATGAAGGGGGTGCTCTACAGCCGCGCGCCCGGCGTGACGGTTGTCGATCTGTCGCACGACATCCCGCCGCAAGACATCGCCGCGGCGGCGCGGCTCTTGGAAGCGGCGGCGGCTTACTGGCCCGCGGGGACGACGCATCTGGCGGTGATCGATCCCGGCGTAGGGACCGAGCGGCCGATTGTCGTCGTTGAGGCGCTGAAGCAACGGTTCATCGGTCCGGACAACGGGTTGTTCGGGTGGTTGGAAGGACGCTTTGATGAATGCGTCGCGTTAAGCCGCGAGCGACTGGCGCCGGCGGGGGATTCGTGTACGTTCCATGGGCGCGACTTGATGGCGCCCGCCGCGGCGCTGCTCTTGTCGGGAACGCCGCTCAAGGAACTCGGCGCGGCGCACGCTTCTCTTCAGAGGATGCCGATGACGGACGGACCACGCATCGAAAACGAGCGGATCGAAGGCCGCGTCGCCGAGGTCGATCACTACGGCAACCTGATCACGAACATCAGCGCGGACCTGCTCAAAGAAACGCCGCGCGACGAGCGGCTGCGCGTCACCCTCGGCGAGCACGAGACCTACGGCCTCTGGCAAACCTACGGCGAGAACCCACCGCAGACGCTAGTGGCGCTCGTTGGCTCGGAGGGCTTCGTCGAAGTCGCCCTCGTTAATGGCAACGCGGCGGAGATGCTCGGCGCGGGCGTCGGCGACGCCGTTTGTTTGAATTGGAGCGACACCTTGTAG
- the bioA gene encoding adenosylmethionine--8-amino-7-oxononanoate transaminase → MNSSKNDQLREWDRAHYWHSFTPMAGYEPLVIARAEGSTLYDVDGNAYLDAASSMWCAALGHGHPRINAAIVEQLGKMAHCTSLGMGADIAVRLAKRLADLAPGDLQHVFYSSDGSSAVEVAMKQALQYWRQCDSPRTNKTKYLAFGQAYHGDTIGATALGGIGRYHDAFAPVLCEVIRVAAPDSRSAKSSPLPGGEGEMARALSDVRTVLESQADTIAAIVVEPRVQCAAGMLMHPPGFLAGLRKLCDEYDVLLVADEIAVGLGRTGKLFACNHEDVTPDFLCLGKHLTAGYLPMAVTITTPRVYNAFLNREPTDDNTFWHGHTHSGNALAAAAAMATLDEFESGLMDELPAKIAHLNKRWREIATSPRVKHSRQCGMIAAIDLHEPKGQAIASYALERGVWLRGRDDLVYVMPPLNIDATDLDRILDVVAAALQKI, encoded by the coding sequence ATGAACAGTTCAAAGAACGACCAACTCCGCGAATGGGACCGCGCCCACTACTGGCACTCGTTCACGCCGATGGCGGGGTACGAGCCGCTGGTGATCGCGCGGGCGGAGGGCTCGACGCTCTACGACGTTGACGGCAACGCCTATCTCGACGCGGCGAGCAGCATGTGGTGCGCGGCGCTGGGGCACGGTCACCCACGCATCAACGCGGCGATCGTCGAACAACTCGGCAAGATGGCGCACTGCACCAGCCTCGGCATGGGCGCCGACATCGCCGTGCGACTCGCTAAACGCCTCGCCGACCTTGCGCCGGGCGACTTGCAACACGTCTTCTATTCGAGCGACGGCTCCAGCGCGGTCGAAGTCGCGATGAAGCAAGCGCTGCAGTACTGGCGGCAATGCGACTCGCCGCGAACTAACAAGACAAAGTATCTAGCCTTCGGTCAGGCGTACCACGGCGACACAATCGGCGCGACAGCGCTGGGCGGCATCGGACGTTATCACGATGCGTTCGCGCCGGTGCTTTGTGAAGTGATACGTGTCGCGGCGCCCGATAGCCGCAGCGCCAAAAGCTCCCCTCTACCTGGTGGGGAGGGAGAAATGGCGCGAGCACTCTCTGATGTGCGTACCGTCCTCGAATCGCAAGCCGACACGATCGCCGCGATTGTCGTTGAACCCCGCGTGCAGTGCGCGGCGGGGATGCTGATGCACCCGCCGGGCTTTCTGGCGGGGTTGCGAAAACTCTGCGACGAGTACGACGTGCTGCTCGTCGCCGATGAGATCGCCGTCGGACTCGGACGCACGGGCAAGCTCTTCGCCTGCAACCACGAAGACGTAACGCCCGACTTCTTGTGTTTAGGAAAACACCTGACGGCGGGCTACCTGCCGATGGCGGTGACGATCACCACGCCACGCGTCTACAACGCGTTCCTCAATCGCGAGCCGACCGACGACAACACGTTCTGGCACGGCCACACGCACAGCGGCAACGCCCTAGCGGCCGCCGCGGCGATGGCGACGCTCGACGAGTTCGAGTCGGGCCTGATGGACGAACTGCCGGCGAAGATTGCTCACCTCAATAAGCGTTGGCGCGAGATCGCGACAAGTCCGCGCGTCAAACACTCCCGCCAGTGCGGCATGATCGCGGCGATCGACCTCCACGAACCGAAAGGCCAAGCCATCGCGAGCTACGCACTAGAGCGAGGCGTCTGGCTCCGCGGCCGCGACGACCTCGTCTACGTGATGCCCCCGCTCAACATTGATGCGACTGACCTCGATCGCATCCTCGACGTAGTGGCGGCCGCTTTGCAAAAGATTTGA
- a CDS encoding sigma-54-dependent Fis family transcriptional regulator: protein MMTTQPLAKLAVDLIAAVGEGAQPFDARVAAAVRDACEASAVGLWRPAAPQWRNLAGVPTTPSEPPEAVPEALDAERTVEVAGWIATPLAAPGGPSEGYRQPDILAIRQPRQRLPMADLAALVEAARTAAWATHHEAGRIERLAELVSLSLEWGESSDTAALLERMAEAATRLFDCDRATVFLWNRSAGQLVGRPALGMPGNQLTVPDSAGVVGRVVQTGKALRTSMRDAEMVDRATDKSSGYRTDSLLCVPLDAPGGERLGAFELINKNRTGEFTDDDERGLIEFARLAAVAVANAQQVEDLVWQRDSLVEQAASDVRMLGEAPAIAALRKTIQRVADADLAVLVLGENGTGKEVVAQSLHFQSRRRNAPLLAVNCAAIAESLLESELFGHEKGAFTDARESRAGKFELADGGTLLLDEIGDMSPGGQAKLLRVLEDKTVVRVGGAEERKVDVRVVAATNRDLAERVREGKFREDLFYRLCVVTIELPPLRDRGDDVILLAEHFLKQYSQKRGRKTPKLSATAKRKLTTHNWPGNIRELRNLMERVAYLTDEPMIEADDLAIIDRGPTRGAGGELAIEGELTEATGEFQRRLINREIERARGNVAAAARSLGLHRSNLYRKMKQLGMDTDEG from the coding sequence ATGATGACAACACAACCGCTGGCGAAACTCGCTGTCGATCTGATCGCTGCCGTGGGGGAGGGCGCCCAGCCTTTCGACGCCCGTGTCGCGGCGGCGGTGCGGGACGCTTGTGAGGCTTCGGCCGTCGGGTTGTGGCGTCCGGCGGCCCCGCAGTGGCGGAATCTGGCGGGGGTTCCTACGACCCCCTCAGAGCCCCCAGAAGCCGTTCCTGAGGCCCTCGACGCCGAGCGGACGGTTGAGGTGGCGGGCTGGATTGCGACGCCTCTAGCGGCCCCTGGAGGGCCCTCAGAGGGCTACCGTCAGCCCGACATCCTCGCCATCCGCCAACCGCGCCAGCGCCTGCCGATGGCCGACCTGGCGGCGCTGGTCGAGGCGGCCCGCACCGCGGCGTGGGCCACCCATCACGAGGCCGGCCGGATCGAACGGCTGGCGGAGCTGGTCTCGCTGTCGCTGGAGTGGGGTGAGTCGAGCGACACGGCCGCCCTCCTGGAGCGGATGGCCGAGGCGGCGACGCGCCTGTTCGACTGCGACCGCGCGACGGTCTTCTTGTGGAACCGCTCGGCGGGGCAATTGGTGGGGCGGCCGGCGCTCGGCATGCCGGGCAATCAGCTCACCGTGCCCGACAGCGCGGGCGTCGTCGGCCGTGTTGTGCAAACAGGTAAGGCCTTACGCACATCAATGCGTGACGCGGAGATGGTCGATCGTGCGACCGACAAGTCGAGCGGCTATCGAACTGACTCGCTGCTCTGCGTGCCACTCGATGCGCCGGGGGGCGAACGCCTCGGCGCCTTCGAGCTGATCAACAAGAACCGCACCGGCGAGTTCACCGACGACGACGAACGCGGCTTGATTGAGTTCGCGCGACTCGCCGCCGTCGCCGTCGCCAACGCGCAACAGGTCGAAGACCTCGTGTGGCAACGCGACTCGCTCGTGGAGCAGGCCGCCAGCGATGTCCGGATGCTCGGCGAGGCGCCGGCGATCGCCGCGTTACGCAAGACCATCCAGCGCGTCGCCGACGCCGACCTGGCGGTGCTGGTGCTCGGCGAGAACGGCACGGGCAAAGAAGTTGTCGCGCAGTCGCTCCACTTCCAGAGCCGCCGCCGCAACGCGCCGCTGCTGGCGGTGAACTGCGCGGCGATCGCCGAGTCGCTCTTGGAGAGCGAACTGTTCGGCCATGAGAAGGGCGCCTTCACCGACGCGCGCGAGTCGCGGGCCGGCAAGTTCGAACTCGCCGACGGCGGCACGCTGCTGCTCGACGAGATCGGCGACATGTCCCCCGGGGGACAAGCGAAGTTGTTGCGCGTGCTCGAAGACAAAACCGTCGTGCGCGTCGGCGGCGCCGAAGAACGCAAGGTGGATGTGCGTGTCGTCGCCGCCACCAACCGCGACCTCGCCGAGCGCGTGCGCGAGGGCAAGTTCCGCGAAGACCTCTTCTATCGCCTGTGCGTGGTGACGATCGAGCTGCCGCCGTTGCGCGACCGTGGCGACGACGTGATCCTCCTCGCCGAGCACTTCTTGAAGCAGTACAGCCAGAAGCGCGGCCGCAAGACGCCGAAGCTCTCTGCGACGGCCAAACGCAAGCTCACCACCCACAACTGGCCCGGCAACATCCGCGAACTGCGTAACCTGATGGAGCGCGTCGCGTACCTGACCGACGAGCCGATGATCGAAGCCGACGACCTGGCGATCATCGACCGCGGCCCGACCCGCGGCGCCGGCGGCGAGCTGGCAATCGAAGGCGAACTGACCGAAGCCACAGGCGAGTTCCAACGCCGCCTCATCAATCGAGAGATCGAACGCGCTAGGGGCAACGTCGCCGCCGCGGCCCGGTCGCTCGGGCTTCATCGTTCCAATCTTTATCGGAAGATGAAGCAACTCGGGATGGACACCGACGAAGGTTGA
- a CDS encoding enoyl-ACP reductase FabI, producing the protein MSGLFAGKKGLITGVFNKQSIAWAIAEQVMEQGGDCGFTHMPDKPDDERRKNQGRVEKLIDGNPRAKFLVPMDVTNDEHVASVAEKCKSEFGNIDFLLHSIAFAPPEDLKKDTVDTSREGFKLAMAISVHSLMALSSAHKDLLSPGSSILTLTYFGGEKAVPGYNVMGVCKAALDATVRYLAYDLGPRDIRVNALSAGPVQTISGRGAGVDEMLGLYEAMAPLGRNITHEEVGKSGVYLLSDMSSGVTGEILHVDAGYNAMGSPGRLLDKFKAAKG; encoded by the coding sequence ATGTCCGGCCTCTTCGCAGGAAAAAAAGGCCTGATTACGGGCGTCTTCAACAAGCAGTCGATCGCCTGGGCGATCGCCGAGCAGGTCATGGAGCAAGGGGGCGACTGCGGCTTCACGCACATGCCCGACAAGCCCGACGACGAGCGGCGTAAGAACCAGGGCCGCGTCGAGAAGCTCATCGACGGGAACCCGCGCGCCAAGTTCCTCGTGCCGATGGACGTGACGAACGACGAGCACGTCGCCAGCGTCGCTGAGAAGTGTAAGTCCGAGTTCGGCAACATCGACTTCTTGCTGCACTCGATCGCCTTCGCGCCGCCGGAGGACCTCAAGAAGGACACCGTCGACACGAGCCGCGAAGGCTTCAAGCTCGCGATGGCGATCAGCGTTCACAGCCTGATGGCGCTATCGAGCGCGCATAAGGATCTGCTGAGCCCCGGTTCGAGCATCCTCACGCTCACCTACTTCGGCGGCGAGAAGGCGGTCCCCGGCTACAACGTGATGGGCGTCTGCAAGGCGGCCCTCGACGCGACCGTACGTTACCTGGCGTACGACCTCGGCCCCCGCGACATCCGCGTCAACGCCCTGTCGGCCGGCCCCGTGCAAACGATCAGCGGCCGCGGCGCCGGCGTCGACGAGATGCTCGGCCTCTACGAAGCGATGGCGCCCCTGGGCCGCAACATCACGCACGAAGAAGTCGGCAAGAGCGGCGTCTATCTCCTCAGCGACATGTCGAGCGGCGTGACGGGCGAGATCCTGCACGTCGACGCCGGCTACAACGCGATGGGCTCGCCGGGGCGGTTGCTGGATAAGTTCAAGGCGGCGAAGGGTTAA
- a CDS encoding redoxin family protein, which yields MNEDLVVMSPCLRALLCLIAVTASSTAFGQGAAPTPEQALALSPIQKGVEFDKPAGDEAKNCTIKAERDGKGTSWIVRDGTGRMLRRFADANADNVVDTWCYYQNGLEVYRDIDSDFDNRADQYRWFHTGGSRWGIDDNEDTKIDYWKRISPQEVAEEAFLAVQTNDAERFERLLLTADEAKSLGLGKALAESFAASRERAASEFKKFLTTQKAIDAKGKFVDFGAPRPGVIPEGVDGSTKDVTVYENASALVDAGGAPEQLLLGSMVQVGDGWRLVESPQTGATSPELAALFSVPTMNGGAATVGAPSDEVQKWMTDLDKLDQQAANAKPADRAKLTDRRVELLLKLAESADRADEATAWYKQLAGLLSAAVQADGYSAGVAKLGSIARSPGVQRIGKDLEAHFRYQQIAAENGLAYQNPKADFAKVQQNWIASLEGFVKAYPTSPDAADALLQLGSMAGEFAGENDVAVKWYRQAAAEFPRTVQGQKAAGALRRLDSVGKALPLSGPTLSGKQLNLAAAPFKGRFVLVHYWTTWSGPQSDFAQIEALRKKYRGKFDAIGVNLDSDPAVAKQFLAANKNGWEHLYDAEGLDGERATSLGVINLPLMMLVDTQGRVVNRSLTAGELEAELQRVVR from the coding sequence ATGAACGAGGACCTCGTCGTCATGTCGCCTTGCTTACGCGCCCTCCTCTGCCTGATCGCTGTCACTGCTAGCTCCACCGCTTTTGGTCAGGGCGCGGCGCCGACTCCCGAGCAGGCGCTCGCTCTGTCGCCGATTCAGAAGGGGGTCGAGTTCGACAAGCCCGCTGGCGACGAGGCCAAGAACTGCACGATCAAGGCCGAGCGCGACGGCAAGGGGACCTCGTGGATCGTCCGCGACGGGACCGGCCGCATGCTCCGCCGCTTCGCCGACGCCAACGCCGACAACGTCGTCGACACCTGGTGCTACTACCAGAACGGCCTGGAAGTCTACCGCGACATCGACTCGGACTTCGACAACCGCGCCGACCAGTACCGCTGGTTCCACACGGGCGGCTCGCGCTGGGGCATCGACGATAACGAAGACACCAAGATCGATTACTGGAAGCGGATCTCGCCGCAGGAAGTTGCCGAGGAGGCGTTCCTCGCTGTGCAGACCAATGACGCCGAACGCTTCGAGCGGCTGCTGCTCACGGCCGACGAGGCCAAGTCGCTCGGCCTTGGCAAGGCGCTTGCCGAGAGCTTCGCCGCCAGCCGCGAGCGCGCGGCGAGCGAGTTCAAGAAGTTCTTGACGACTCAGAAGGCGATCGACGCCAAGGGCAAGTTCGTTGACTTCGGCGCCCCGCGCCCGGGCGTGATCCCCGAAGGGGTCGATGGGTCGACGAAGGACGTCACCGTTTACGAGAACGCGTCGGCGCTCGTTGACGCCGGCGGCGCTCCGGAGCAACTGTTGCTCGGCTCGATGGTCCAAGTCGGCGACGGCTGGCGGCTCGTTGAATCGCCGCAGACAGGAGCGACCAGCCCCGAGCTGGCGGCCCTGTTCTCGGTGCCAACGATGAACGGCGGCGCCGCGACCGTCGGCGCGCCCAGCGACGAGGTGCAGAAGTGGATGACCGATCTAGACAAGCTCGACCAACAAGCGGCGAACGCGAAGCCCGCCGACCGGGCGAAGCTCACCGACCGCCGTGTCGAACTCTTGCTCAAGCTCGCCGAGAGCGCCGACCGCGCCGATGAGGCGACCGCTTGGTACAAGCAGCTCGCCGGCCTGTTGAGCGCCGCTGTGCAAGCCGACGGCTACTCCGCCGGCGTCGCCAAGCTCGGCTCGATCGCGCGCTCGCCCGGCGTGCAGCGGATCGGCAAGGACCTCGAGGCGCACTTCCGCTACCAACAGATCGCCGCCGAGAACGGCCTGGCTTATCAGAACCCCAAGGCCGACTTCGCCAAGGTCCAGCAGAACTGGATCGCGTCGCTCGAGGGCTTTGTGAAGGCGTACCCCACCAGCCCCGACGCGGCCGACGCGCTGCTGCAGTTGGGCAGCATGGCGGGTGAGTTCGCCGGTGAGAACGACGTCGCGGTGAAGTGGTACCGCCAAGCGGCCGCCGAGTTCCCACGCACCGTCCAAGGCCAGAAGGCCGCGGGCGCGTTGCGGCGTCTCGACTCGGTCGGCAAGGCGTTGCCGCTCTCGGGACCGACGCTTTCGGGCAAGCAACTCAACCTCGCCGCGGCGCCGTTCAAGGGCCGCTTCGTGCTGGTCCACTACTGGACGACGTGGAGCGGTCCGCAATCGGACTTCGCGCAGATCGAGGCGCTGCGGAAGAAGTACCGCGGCAAGTTCGACGCGATCGGCGTCAATCTCGATAGCGACCCGGCGGTTGCGAAGCAGTTCCTCGCCGCTAACAAGAACGGTTGGGAACACCTCTACGACGCCGAGGGCCTCGACGGCGAGCGTGCGACATCGCTCGGCGTTATCAACCTGCCGCTGATGATGCTGGTCGATACCCAAGGCCGCGTCGTGAACCGCAGCCTGACGGCGGGCGAACTCGAAGCCGAGTTGCAGCGAGTGGTGCGCTGA
- a CDS encoding BON domain-containing protein, which translates to MRQWIVAAAGAALLWPASAGAASPAAEQMASQVAQTLRESGQLKNYRVGVKFEDGVAWLMGSVTSAEQSAIAEQLASEVEGISHVVNKLEIAEPEAPATPKADEPLKLASLHQGEPESLEAPLPPNPQPMPSAKAPSRGMPLAMGRTAGMPQQGMPQPGMPHPGMQQGVQPAQYGAAYAGGGAPQGYSTAGARGVSYDSANMPNYAWPSYAAHPNYAAVSYPQQYSPAAWPYIGPFHPYPQVPLGWRKVTLEWDDGWWFLDFSHQESH; encoded by the coding sequence ATGCGTCAGTGGATCGTCGCGGCCGCGGGGGCGGCCCTGCTCTGGCCGGCGTCGGCCGGGGCAGCATCGCCCGCCGCCGAACAGATGGCCAGCCAAGTCGCGCAGACGTTGCGTGAGAGCGGCCAGCTCAAGAACTATCGCGTTGGCGTGAAGTTCGAGGACGGGGTGGCCTGGCTTATGGGCTCGGTCACCAGCGCCGAGCAGTCGGCGATTGCCGAACAGCTCGCTAGCGAGGTGGAGGGCATCTCCCACGTCGTCAACAAGCTCGAGATCGCCGAGCCCGAGGCGCCGGCCACGCCGAAAGCGGACGAGCCGCTGAAGCTGGCCTCGCTCCATCAGGGCGAACCGGAGTCGTTAGAGGCGCCGTTGCCGCCGAATCCGCAGCCGATGCCCTCGGCCAAGGCCCCGTCGCGCGGCATGCCGCTCGCTATGGGTCGGACGGCTGGCATGCCGCAACAGGGCATGCCGCAGCCGGGTATGCCGCATCCGGGTATGCAGCAAGGCGTTCAGCCCGCCCAGTACGGGGCGGCCTACGCCGGCGGCGGGGCGCCCCAGGGCTATAGCACCGCTGGCGCCCGCGGCGTGAGCTACGACTCGGCCAACATGCCGAACTACGCGTGGCCCAGCTACGCCGCTCACCCGAACTACGCCGCGGTCAGCTATCCGCAGCAGTACTCGCCGGCGGCCTGGCCGTACATCGGCCCGTTCCATCCCTATCCGCAGGTCCCGCTGGGATGGCGGAAGGTGACGCTCGAATGGGACGACGGCTGGTGGTTCCTCGACTTCAGCCACCAAGAGTCGCACTGA
- a CDS encoding MotA/TolQ/ExbB proton channel family protein, with product MAQTTLLDAVLSVGPLLVPISIASVVMVLCVIERLMALRHSRVVPKRFVHCVLTQVEEGAVDKSGALDLCEENSSLIANVFEAGLRRWGRPAVEVEQAILDEGERAAADLRKYVRVISGVSQLCPLFGLLGTVWGMRTSFNAIAGESAMGKPELLAGGISEALMSTAAGLAVAIPAMIAYLHLTGRIDTLVGQIDRHGQELVNLISAEAIEERGTARPRKTKRAA from the coding sequence ATGGCTCAAACCACTCTGCTCGACGCCGTGCTCAGCGTGGGCCCGCTGCTCGTGCCGATCAGCATCGCCTCGGTCGTCATGGTGCTGTGCGTCATCGAGCGGCTGATGGCGCTGCGTCATAGCCGTGTCGTTCCGAAGCGGTTCGTTCACTGTGTCCTCACTCAGGTCGAAGAGGGCGCCGTCGATAAGTCGGGCGCGCTCGACTTGTGTGAAGAGAACTCGAGTCTGATCGCGAACGTCTTCGAGGCGGGCCTGCGCCGTTGGGGACGCCCCGCGGTGGAAGTCGAGCAAGCGATCCTCGACGAGGGCGAACGCGCCGCGGCCGACCTCCGCAAGTACGTCCGCGTCATCAGTGGCGTCAGCCAGCTGTGCCCGCTGTTCGGCCTGCTGGGCACGGTGTGGGGCATGCGGACATCGTTCAACGCGATCGCCGGTGAATCGGCGATGGGCAAGCCCGAGCTGCTCGCCGGCGGCATCAGCGAAGCGCTGATGTCCACCGCCGCGGGCCTCGCCGTCGCCATCCCCGCGATGATCGCCTACCTCCACCTCACCGGCCGCATCGACACGCTGGTTGGCCAGATCGACCGCCACGGCCAAGAGCTCGTGAACCTGATCTCGGCCGAAGCGATCGAAGAGCGAGGAACCGCGAGACCACGGAAAACCAAACGGGCCGCTTAG
- a CDS encoding ExbD/TolR family protein: MPLKRDATGADPFALNLTPMIDVVFLLVIFFMSATQFAEVERAVELELPTVGSEGTSVAAVVEPRVVSVTAAGEITLDGEVRSIDELKADLTLAKESAASDAGPAVLIHGDARCDFQHIAAALTACRAAGIADVGVSVDTAEETIRR, translated from the coding sequence ATGCCTCTCAAACGCGATGCCACCGGCGCCGACCCGTTCGCGTTGAACCTGACGCCGATGATCGACGTTGTGTTCCTGCTGGTGATCTTCTTCATGTCGGCGACCCAGTTCGCGGAGGTCGAGCGCGCAGTCGAGCTCGAGTTGCCGACCGTTGGATCGGAAGGGACGTCGGTCGCGGCGGTGGTCGAGCCGCGCGTCGTGAGCGTCACGGCGGCGGGCGAGATCACGCTCGATGGCGAGGTGCGATCCATTGATGAGTTGAAGGCCGACCTCACGCTGGCGAAAGAGAGCGCGGCCTCGGACGCGGGCCCAGCGGTGCTAATCCACGGCGACGCCCGTTGCGACTTTCAACACATCGCCGCCGCCCTCACCGCGTGCCGCGCGGCGGGAATCGCCGACGTGGGCGTGTCAGTAGACACGGCCGAAGAAACGATCCGCCGCTAA